The genomic DNA CATAAACTTCATGTCTTTGAAAGATAAATTCATAGATAATTCCTTCTAGTGATAACTGTAAATATTACTAATTAACTTTAGAGAAGTATGCGCCTACCTTTTGTAATGCTGCTTTGTAATCCTCCAATGGCATATTCTAAATGGGTTTCCACAGTCAATGATCATCATAGTTATTAACTAATTCTAGTTGATCTGGTATTTTAGTTCCAGCTTCTAAACGAGCCGCAGATAATACACAGATTAATTTTTCACGTTTACCATTTACCCGTACAGAAGCGGAAACAATTTTAAATTTAGTTCCCAAAAATCAGAGTTTATCAGCTTTTGATTTTAATGCAGATCGTGATTTTGCCACCAGTGCAAAACTGAGTGAATATAGAATTTTACATTTTGCAACTCATGGAATTTTAGATAGGGCTTGCTGAATAAATCTCAAAACATTACAGGTAAACGATTTTAGCGATTTTGACTTTCAAAAAATGCAAGCTTTGATGAGGTGAGAACTGAAAAACCTTGCATTTAATTCCTGCTTCAAGGAAAAATAGTTCCCATCCAACTCTTGAAACTGTCACCTGTCACCTGTCACCTGTCACCTGTCTCCACGACAAGACTTTATCAGCAAACCCTAGATAGTAAACAACCGGAGTTATCAGGTTTGGTTTTATCGTTGTTTGATGAAAACGGTAAATCAGAAAATGGTTTTTTAAGATTACATGATATTTTCAATTTAAACCTGTCCGCAGACTTGGTAGTTTTGAGTGCTTGTCAAACTGGTTTGGGTGAGGAAATAAAAGGTGAGGGTATGGTTGGTTTAACTACTGGTTTTATCTATGCTGGTAGTCCCAGGGTGGTGATGAGTCTGTGGAATGTGGATGATCAGGCGACTTCTGTATTGATGGGCAAATTGTATCAAAAAATGCTGCAAGGGGGCTTAAAACCGGCTACAGCGTTGCGAGAAGCGCAGATTGAGATGTGGCAAGATGAAAAATTTTCTAAACCTGATTTTTGGGCAGCTTTTACTGTACAGGGTGAGTGGAAATAGGGAAAAATATCAACTATGAATACTCCCATCAGGCATGATAGCCGCAGTCAAAAAAGTCTCACTCATATCTGTAGCATTTAAGTTAGCTCTGGTTAAATTTACCTCACACATATTGGCTTCACTTAAATCAGCACCTGTTAAATTTGCACCTTGTAAATCTGCTTTCCACATCCGCACACCACCCATTTTTGCCCCACTTAAATTTGCACCTTGCAAATTGGCAGCGGTAATTGATGCTTGATGTAAATTAGCATCACACAAATTTGCACCTGTTAATAAAGCACCACTCAAATCTGATTCATTTAAATGGGCATTAGTTAACACAGCTTGAGTTAAATCTGCACCACACAAAATTACTTCTGATAAATGGGCATTTTCTAGTTTTGCACCTCTAAGATTTGCTTTACTTAAATTTGCTCCTGTTAACGATGCACCAGTTAAGTTAGCACCGCTGAGGTCTGCTCTACTAAAATCTATCCCACCTAAGTTAGCTCCCTGTAAGTTTGATGAGGTTAATACTATACCGTTAAAGCTTCTTTCTCCTCTGGCATATCTAGTTAAAAGTTCCTGAATATTCATAGTTATTGAGTCCTTAGTCATTAGTTTTTTAATTTTTAATCTATGGCTTGGAATCATCTTCAAATATTGATAATTACTTAAAACTAAATAAAATTAAATAACTATAAGTCTTATGATTTTTAACTCATAAATATATGATAACTATAAATAATGGCATTATTAATAATGTTGATTAAACTTTTTGTAAACTCAGCAAGTCAAGTCATGGCTTTTTACATAAGGTACTGGAAATGGTTTATTTAACCTTAAAAAAATTTAAATTTGATTTAAAAAAGTGGTTAAAAAAAGTTATTGAAAAAATCCGACTAGCATGAACATTCACAGACGGGGAATTACTAGCCGGAATTCGTTCTATTTGTTTATAGCTAAATAACGTTTAGCGTTTTACTACTTAGATAAGTAGACAGTGTTGCTAAGATATTATACTGCTATTCTTAATATTCTTTTTAAGAATAACTATTTCGTCGGTTATCCTCCCGTGGTTTGGCTTTGTTAACTCTTAGTTGACGACCCATCCATTCTGCACCGTCTAATTCTGTAATGGCAGTATCTTCTTGTGCATCTTCAGTCATTTCAACAAAGGCAAATCCGCGTACCCTTCCGGTTTCACGGTCAGTAGGTAAGACAACTCTTTTTACCTCACCATAATCAGCAAACACGGCTTTTAAGTCTGCTTCAGTAGCGCTGTAAGCGAGATTTCCAACGTAGATAGTCATTATTAGTCACGTAATTTTCAACAAAAAGCGATAATTCAGTAATAAATTGGAACGTAGCAAATTTTAAGCCTTGCATAGTTACCTGTGATTTATAGATGGCAAAAATGGCAGGATACTAGCTATCCAGGTTACTAGATCCAAGTACCCAATTTGCCATCAGACTGAACACACGCATCTGCCAATTATGATAACTGATTGTGACATTTTCCAAAGTATGGGATTTTACAAAGAAATATAATATAAATTTATATGCTTTCACATATCTAAAATGAGCTTGTCCTAAGTTGACAATTTTATCGTCAAAAATAGACTTATGTTGACAAACATTGACATAAGTTAGCTAAGAAAAATCCCAACTTGATGTATAATCCTAGTATATCAAGTATTGAATAAGACTATTACCGACGCGAAAACCAAGCATTGATAGTGGTAGTCTGTTTCCAAATCTTAACTTGAGAAAGTCGCGTTGGGCTACAGCGTGCAAGTCTACCGAGGGATAACCGCTCCCATGCTCCCATTGAAGTAGAAAGTAAAGTCTAGCTTTGTCTAGGTTTTATATAGCAGGTGTAATAACAGCCGTCAAAATTGAGATTTCAGTGAAATTATCATTGTTGCGGATTTTAACCGTTAACTGTTGAAGGCTAACGGTTAAAAATTTATTAGTCAATGGAAATTCTTTGAGGCCCAGAGGTCTTAGCATTCTCCGCTTCAGGAATGACTTTAGAGCAACCCTCTGAATTATGATGCTTATTTAGCCAGGTTTTCACAGGATCTTCGTTTAAGTTGAGTCGGAGAACACCAGAGACAAACCCACCTGTAAATGATACTGGATGCTGGGTTAGTTCTTTAAATAGAGGTGATAATTCACTAATAAACATTACCGTCTCCACGTATTGTCGTAAAAATTATTAATTCTTTACTAATTTTAACAGATTCTTCAGCAGTAACAAACCATAGCTGTGATGTAAATTGATGTTCAACCTGTATTAGCATACAATAGGCAACTTTAATAACTAAATTAACATGACTAGCAACTGGGAAAACTTCCTGAAAAATGTAGGTGAATGGCGAGGTTCGTTTACACAAATATCTCCCGATGGTGAAATATTAGATTCTACTCCTAGTATTTTAAATTTAGAAGCCTTTGATAATAATCAGGGTGTAATGTTTAGAATTAGACGTTTTGGAAAAGATAGTGATGATAGTTCTCCTATTCAAGATTATCAACAGGAATATCGCTCTATAGGTAGACAGAATATCTTTTTTAATAACGGATCTTTTTCTAAAGGGACATTACAACTAGCACCATTTACAGAATTTGGAGCAGAATATGGCTTTGTGGATAATGATAGGCGATCGCGTTTAGTTCAATTATTTAATAAAGAAGGAAAATTCACTAATTTAACCTTAATTAGAGAATTTCGCAGTCATAAAGATGCCAAAGAACGCCCACAATTAACCGTAGAACAATTAATTGGTAACTGGGAAGGAAAAGCCCACACAGTATATTCTGATTTGAGGCCATCCGAAAACTATACAAGTTATTTAGAAATTAAAGAAATAGGTAACGGATATTTAGAACAGAAGTTATCTTTTGCATCCCAAACTATTACTTCAAAAGCCAAAATGGCAGATAAAAAACTAATCTTTGAAAAAGAAGGAAGCACACAAGAAATATTATTATTACCCGATGGTATTTCCAGTAATGTTCCCTTACAACTACAAATGAGAAAACCCTTTTTTGTAGAAGCAGGATGGTTAGTAAGAGACAATGAACGCCAACGCTTAATTCGTACTTACAACGAAACAGGTGAATGGGTTAGCTCAACTCACGTCATTGAATATAAAACCAATTAAAGATTTTCCCTTTCTCTGTGTCCTCCGTGCCTCTGTGGTTCATGAAAAATTAAAACATGATCAGGAATGAACCACGAAGACAGGAAGGACACGAAGGCAAAAAGAAATTATGATGAGGGCGTTTGTTCAGGGAACATACACTTATCAGAATCACAACCGCTAGGTCCGGCTTCCGTCATTTCTCCCAAATCATAACGACTTAGAGCGCCACAGAAATCATCGGTTTTCCGCCGTACTTTTACTTCAGCAGACAAACGCTCATAAGTGACTTTGTCTATAGGTTCAAAGGGTAAACGGGGGAATGTTTGAATATCATCAAACCGCGCTAATAAAGCCGCAGAAATGTAACCTTCATCATTTTGAATGGCTTCATAAATCCGTGTTCCCAAGGATTCAACTTCTTCAGAACGTAATTCTAAAGTCGCCGAAGTGTTATGGGTAGTGTAGTATTTTTGCACCTGCATGACAAAATCTAACTGTGCCAATACAGAAAACTTAGATACATCAATTTTATCTGCACCGGGTAAATCTGCCCAAGAAACAGCCACGGGTATTTCTACTAACCATTCTGTACAACGAGGATCAAAAGGATCATTAAGTAAGTTACCTTTTTCATCTTTGTCAGATTGGGAAGGAATGACATTATAACCATAGTCTATACAAGCTAGAGCTACAGGGTCATTTTTACCGAAGGTGATGCGACGAATGAATCTTTGGGCTTTGGGGGGATGCCAACCAGAACTAGCACCGGTCAAGAGAGATTTTGTCCCGCTGGGTTGCACAGTTGTACAGCGGTTGGGGCGTTTAATTCCATGCTTGTCGCAATATTCCCACACAGCTTGATGTACTATTTCTCTCCATTTGCTGAGATATTTTTGCTCACCACGTTTAAATATCAATCCTTCCTCGGTTTCAGGTCTTCCTGCTTCCCACCAAC from Okeanomitos corallinicola TIOX110 includes the following:
- a CDS encoding CHAT domain-containing protein, translated to MNFSRLPFTRTEAETILNLVPKNQSLSAFDFNADRDFATSAKLSEYRILHFATHGILDRAC
- a CDS encoding pentapeptide repeat-containing protein, with the translated sequence MNIQELLTRYARGERSFNGIVLTSSNLQGANLGGIDFSRADLSGANLTGASLTGANLSKANLRGAKLENAHLSEVILCGADLTQAVLTNAHLNESDLSGALLTGANLCDANLHQASITAANLQGANLSGAKMGGVRMWKADLQGANLTGADLSEANMCEVNLTRANLNATDMSETFLTAAIMPDGSIHS
- a CDS encoding RNA-binding protein, producing MTIYVGNLAYSATEADLKAVFADYGEVKRVVLPTDRETGRVRGFAFVEMTEDAQEDTAITELDGAEWMGRQLRVNKAKPREDNRRNSYS
- a CDS encoding DUF3598 family protein, translating into MTSNWENFLKNVGEWRGSFTQISPDGEILDSTPSILNLEAFDNNQGVMFRIRRFGKDSDDSSPIQDYQQEYRSIGRQNIFFNNGSFSKGTLQLAPFTEFGAEYGFVDNDRRSRLVQLFNKEGKFTNLTLIREFRSHKDAKERPQLTVEQLIGNWEGKAHTVYSDLRPSENYTSYLEIKEIGNGYLEQKLSFASQTITSKAKMADKKLIFEKEGSTQEILLLPDGISSNVPLQLQMRKPFFVEAGWLVRDNERQRLIRTYNETGEWVSSTHVIEYKTN